One Aphidius gifuensis isolate YNYX2018 linkage group LG3, ASM1490517v1, whole genome shotgun sequence DNA window includes the following coding sequences:
- the LOC122850875 gene encoding uncharacterized protein LOC122850875, translated as MMNIIDVKAGKTQTALLPMAKHMVPGTEDANVSRKRKISETELDDKNESSEILNVELLTGPTLTDGKEKNEYVTKADLKAFAADIIHFFNKNESSKKPKHSETTEESVDCFEKATKSSNKKSQIKILTAGENKIEISYDQWKDSFI; from the exons atgatgaatatcaTTGACGTAAAGGCGGGCAAAACACAAACTGCTTTGTTACCAATGGCTAAGCACATGGTGCCAGGAACAGAGGACGCAAATGTATCGAGAAAAAGaaag ATAAGTGAAACTgaacttgatgataaaaacgAATCATCAGAAATCTTAAATGTCGAACTTCTAACAGGGCCAACACTTACTgatggaaaagaaaaaaatgaatatgtgACTAAAGCTGATTTGAAAGCCT TTGCAGCTGatattattcatttctttaataaaaatgaatcttcaaaaaaaccaaaacaTTCAGAGACTACAGAAGAATCAGTTGATTGTTTTGAAAAAGCGACAAAATCttctaataaaaaa tcacaaataaaaattctgacggcaggtgaaaataaaatcgaaatttctTATGATCAGTGGAAGGAT AGcttcatttga